A single region of the Triticum dicoccoides isolate Atlit2015 ecotype Zavitan chromosome 2B, WEW_v2.0, whole genome shotgun sequence genome encodes:
- the LOC119363454 gene encoding glucose-6-phosphate/phosphate translocator 2, chloroplastic-like isoform X4: MLAAAASVKFSPASAGASTTTMLAFKPVHLPALPNAVPRPLSLSARPLYRQEPFLAAARNDRAASTAPPAATADGARPVETAAAPEAAKSAKIGVYFATWWALNVIFNIYNKKVLNAFPYPWLTSTLSLAAGSAIMLVSWATRIAEAPQTDLDFWKALSPVAIAHTIGHVAATVSMAKVAVSFTHIIKSAEPAFSVFVSRFFLGEHFPLPVYFSLLPIIGGCALAAVTELNFNMIGFMGAMISNLAFVFRNIFSKKGMKGKSVSGMNYYACLSMLSLVILLPFAFAMEGPKVWAAGWQNAVAEIGPNFVWWVAAQSVFYHLYNQVSYMSLDEISPLTFSVGNTMKRISVIVASIIIFRTPVQPVNALGAAIAILGTFIYSQV, translated from the exons AtgctggccgccgccgcctccgtgaAGTTCTCCCCGGCGTCCGCCGGTGCCAGTACCACCACCATGTTGGCCTTCAAGCCTGTCCACCTCCCTGCCCTCCCCAACGCCGTCCCGCGTCCCCTCTCCCTCTCGGCGCGGCCTCTGTACCGCCAGGAGCCGTTCCTGGCGGCGGCCCGCAACGACCGTGCCGCGTCAACGGCGCCCCCTGCAGCCACCGCGGATGGCGCACGGCCGGTGGAGACGGCGGCCGCGCCGGAGGCCGCGAAGAGCGCCAAGATCGGGGTCTACTTCGCCACGTGGTGGGCGCTGAACGTGATCTTCAACATATACAATAAGAAGGTGCTGAATGCGTTCCCGTACCCGTGGCTCACGTCGACCTTGTCCCTGGCCGCCGGCTCCGCCATCATGCTCGTGTCCTGGGCCACCAGGATCGCCGAGGCGCCCCAGACGGACCTCGATTTCTGGAAGGCTCTCTCTCCG GTGGCGATTGCGCACACGATCGGGCACGTGGCGGCGACGGTGAGCATGGCGAAGGTGGCCGTGTCGTTCACGCACATCATCAAGAGCGCGGAGCCGGCGTTCAGCGTTTTCGTCTCAAGGTTCTTCCTCGGCGAGCACTTCCCGTTGCCGGTCTACTTCTCCCTCCTCCCGATCATAGGTGGATGCGCTCTCGCGGCCGTCACCGAGCTCAATTTCAACATGATTG GATTCATGGGGGCGATGATCTCCAACCTGGCGTTCGTGTTCCGGAACATATTCTCCAAGAAGGGGATGAAGGGCAAGTCGGTGAGCGGGATGAACTACTATGCCTGCCTCTCCATGCTGTCCCTGGTGATCCTCCTCCCTTTCGCCTTCGCCATGGAGGGCCCCAAGGTGTGGGCTGCAGGCTGGCAGAATGCAGTCGCCGAGATCGGTCCCAACTTCGTCTG GTGGGTGGCGGCGCAGAGCGTGTTCTACCACCTGTACAACCAGGTGTCGTACATGTCGCTGGACGAGATCTCGCCGCTGACATTCAGCGTGGGCAACACCATGAAGCGCATCTCGGTCATCGTCGCGTCCATCATCATCTTCCGCACGCCGGTGCAGCCCGTCAACGCCCTCGGGGCGGCTATCGCCATCCTCGGAACCTTCATCTACTCCCAG gTTTAG
- the LOC119363454 gene encoding glucose-6-phosphate/phosphate translocator 2, chloroplastic-like isoform X3, which yields MLAAAASVKFSPASAGASTTTMLAFKPVHLPALPNAVPRPLSLSARPLYRQEPFLAAARNDRAASTAPPAATADGARPVETAAAPEAAKSAKIGVYFATWWALNVIFNIYNKKVLNAFPYPWLTSTLSLAAGSAIMLVSWATRIAEAPQTDLDFWKALSPVAIAHTIGHVAATVSMAKVAVSFTHIIKSAEPAFSVFVSRFFLGEHFPLPVYFSLLPIIGGCALAAVTELNFNMIGFMGAMISNLAFVFRNIFSKKGMKGKSVSGMNYYACLSMLSLVILLPFAFAMEGPKVWAAGWQNAVAEIGPNFVWWVAAQSVFYHLYNQVSYMSLDEISPLTFSVGNTMKRISVIVASIIIFRTPVQPVNALGAAIAILGTFIYSQAKQ from the exons AtgctggccgccgccgcctccgtgaAGTTCTCCCCGGCGTCCGCCGGTGCCAGTACCACCACCATGTTGGCCTTCAAGCCTGTCCACCTCCCTGCCCTCCCCAACGCCGTCCCGCGTCCCCTCTCCCTCTCGGCGCGGCCTCTGTACCGCCAGGAGCCGTTCCTGGCGGCGGCCCGCAACGACCGTGCCGCGTCAACGGCGCCCCCTGCAGCCACCGCGGATGGCGCACGGCCGGTGGAGACGGCGGCCGCGCCGGAGGCCGCGAAGAGCGCCAAGATCGGGGTCTACTTCGCCACGTGGTGGGCGCTGAACGTGATCTTCAACATATACAATAAGAAGGTGCTGAATGCGTTCCCGTACCCGTGGCTCACGTCGACCTTGTCCCTGGCCGCCGGCTCCGCCATCATGCTCGTGTCCTGGGCCACCAGGATCGCCGAGGCGCCCCAGACGGACCTCGATTTCTGGAAGGCTCTCTCTCCG GTGGCGATTGCGCACACGATCGGGCACGTGGCGGCGACGGTGAGCATGGCGAAGGTGGCCGTGTCGTTCACGCACATCATCAAGAGCGCGGAGCCGGCGTTCAGCGTTTTCGTCTCAAGGTTCTTCCTCGGCGAGCACTTCCCGTTGCCGGTCTACTTCTCCCTCCTCCCGATCATAGGTGGATGCGCTCTCGCGGCCGTCACCGAGCTCAATTTCAACATGATTG GATTCATGGGGGCGATGATCTCCAACCTGGCGTTCGTGTTCCGGAACATATTCTCCAAGAAGGGGATGAAGGGCAAGTCGGTGAGCGGGATGAACTACTATGCCTGCCTCTCCATGCTGTCCCTGGTGATCCTCCTCCCTTTCGCCTTCGCCATGGAGGGCCCCAAGGTGTGGGCTGCAGGCTGGCAGAATGCAGTCGCCGAGATCGGTCCCAACTTCGTCTG GTGGGTGGCGGCGCAGAGCGTGTTCTACCACCTGTACAACCAGGTGTCGTACATGTCGCTGGACGAGATCTCGCCGCTGACATTCAGCGTGGGCAACACCATGAAGCGCATCTCGGTCATCGTCGCGTCCATCATCATCTTCCGCACGCCGGTGCAGCCCGTCAACGCCCTCGGGGCGGCTATCGCCATCCTCGGAACCTTCATCTACTCCCAG GCAAAGCA GTAA
- the LOC119363454 gene encoding glucose-6-phosphate/phosphate translocator 2, chloroplastic-like isoform X2 produces the protein MLAAAASVKFSPASAGASTTTMLAFKPVHLPALPNAVPRPLSLSARPLYRQEPFLAAARNDRAASTAPPAATADGARPVETAAAPEAAKSAKIGVYFATWWALNVIFNIYNKKVLNAFPYPWLTSTLSLAAGSAIMLVSWATRIAEAPQTDLDFWKALSPVAIAHTIGHVAATVSMAKVAVSFTHIIKSAEPAFSVFVSRFFLGEHFPLPVYFSLLPIIGGCALAAVTELNFNMIGFMGAMISNLAFVFRNIFSKKGMKGKSVSGMNYYACLSMLSLVILLPFAFAMEGPKVWAAGWQNAVAEIGPNFVWWVAAQSVFYHLYNQVSYMSLDEISPLTFSVGNTMKRISVIVASIIIFRTPVQPVNALGAAIAILGTFIYSQAKQ, from the exons AtgctggccgccgccgcctccgtgaAGTTCTCCCCGGCGTCCGCCGGTGCCAGTACCACCACCATGTTGGCCTTCAAGCCTGTCCACCTCCCTGCCCTCCCCAACGCCGTCCCGCGTCCCCTCTCCCTCTCGGCGCGGCCTCTGTACCGCCAGGAGCCGTTCCTGGCGGCGGCCCGCAACGACCGTGCCGCGTCAACGGCGCCCCCTGCAGCCACCGCGGATGGCGCACGGCCGGTGGAGACGGCGGCCGCGCCGGAGGCCGCGAAGAGCGCCAAGATCGGGGTCTACTTCGCCACGTGGTGGGCGCTGAACGTGATCTTCAACATATACAATAAGAAGGTGCTGAATGCGTTCCCGTACCCGTGGCTCACGTCGACCTTGTCCCTGGCCGCCGGCTCCGCCATCATGCTCGTGTCCTGGGCCACCAGGATCGCCGAGGCGCCCCAGACGGACCTCGATTTCTGGAAGGCTCTCTCTCCG GTGGCGATTGCGCACACGATCGGGCACGTGGCGGCGACGGTGAGCATGGCGAAGGTGGCCGTGTCGTTCACGCACATCATCAAGAGCGCGGAGCCGGCGTTCAGCGTTTTCGTCTCAAGGTTCTTCCTCGGCGAGCACTTCCCGTTGCCGGTCTACTTCTCCCTCCTCCCGATCATAGGTGGATGCGCTCTCGCGGCCGTCACCGAGCTCAATTTCAACATGATTG GATTCATGGGGGCGATGATCTCCAACCTGGCGTTCGTGTTCCGGAACATATTCTCCAAGAAGGGGATGAAGGGCAAGTCGGTGAGCGGGATGAACTACTATGCCTGCCTCTCCATGCTGTCCCTGGTGATCCTCCTCCCTTTCGCCTTCGCCATGGAGGGCCCCAAGGTGTGGGCTGCAGGCTGGCAGAATGCAGTCGCCGAGATCGGTCCCAACTTCGTCTG GTGGGTGGCGGCGCAGAGCGTGTTCTACCACCTGTACAACCAGGTGTCGTACATGTCGCTGGACGAGATCTCGCCGCTGACATTCAGCGTGGGCAACACCATGAAGCGCATCTCGGTCATCGTCGCGTCCATCATCATCTTCCGCACGCCGGTGCAGCCCGTCAACGCCCTCGGGGCGGCTATCGCCATCCTCGGAACCTTCATCTACTCCCAG GCAAAGCAGTAA
- the LOC119363454 gene encoding glucose-6-phosphate/phosphate translocator 2, chloroplastic-like isoform X1 produces MLAAAASVKFSPASAGASTTTMLAFKPVHLPALPNAVPRPLSLSARPLYRQEPFLAAARNDRAASTAPPAATADGARPVETAAAPEAAKSAKIGVYFATWWALNVIFNIYNKKVLNAFPYPWLTSTLSLAAGSAIMLVSWATRIAEAPQTDLDFWKALSPVAIAHTIGHVAATVSMAKVAVSFTHIIKSAEPAFSVFVSRFFLGEHFPLPVYFSLLPIIGGCALAAVTELNFNMIGFMGAMISNLAFVFRNIFSKKGMKGKSVSGMNYYACLSMLSLVILLPFAFAMEGPKVWAAGWQNAVAEIGPNFVWWVAAQSVFYHLYNQVSYMSLDEISPLTFSVGNTMKRISVIVASIIIFRTPVQPVNALGAAIAILGTFIYSQAKQFSCGCL; encoded by the exons AtgctggccgccgccgcctccgtgaAGTTCTCCCCGGCGTCCGCCGGTGCCAGTACCACCACCATGTTGGCCTTCAAGCCTGTCCACCTCCCTGCCCTCCCCAACGCCGTCCCGCGTCCCCTCTCCCTCTCGGCGCGGCCTCTGTACCGCCAGGAGCCGTTCCTGGCGGCGGCCCGCAACGACCGTGCCGCGTCAACGGCGCCCCCTGCAGCCACCGCGGATGGCGCACGGCCGGTGGAGACGGCGGCCGCGCCGGAGGCCGCGAAGAGCGCCAAGATCGGGGTCTACTTCGCCACGTGGTGGGCGCTGAACGTGATCTTCAACATATACAATAAGAAGGTGCTGAATGCGTTCCCGTACCCGTGGCTCACGTCGACCTTGTCCCTGGCCGCCGGCTCCGCCATCATGCTCGTGTCCTGGGCCACCAGGATCGCCGAGGCGCCCCAGACGGACCTCGATTTCTGGAAGGCTCTCTCTCCG GTGGCGATTGCGCACACGATCGGGCACGTGGCGGCGACGGTGAGCATGGCGAAGGTGGCCGTGTCGTTCACGCACATCATCAAGAGCGCGGAGCCGGCGTTCAGCGTTTTCGTCTCAAGGTTCTTCCTCGGCGAGCACTTCCCGTTGCCGGTCTACTTCTCCCTCCTCCCGATCATAGGTGGATGCGCTCTCGCGGCCGTCACCGAGCTCAATTTCAACATGATTG GATTCATGGGGGCGATGATCTCCAACCTGGCGTTCGTGTTCCGGAACATATTCTCCAAGAAGGGGATGAAGGGCAAGTCGGTGAGCGGGATGAACTACTATGCCTGCCTCTCCATGCTGTCCCTGGTGATCCTCCTCCCTTTCGCCTTCGCCATGGAGGGCCCCAAGGTGTGGGCTGCAGGCTGGCAGAATGCAGTCGCCGAGATCGGTCCCAACTTCGTCTG GTGGGTGGCGGCGCAGAGCGTGTTCTACCACCTGTACAACCAGGTGTCGTACATGTCGCTGGACGAGATCTCGCCGCTGACATTCAGCGTGGGCAACACCATGAAGCGCATCTCGGTCATCGTCGCGTCCATCATCATCTTCCGCACGCCGGTGCAGCCCGTCAACGCCCTCGGGGCGGCTATCGCCATCCTCGGAACCTTCATCTACTCCCAG GCAAAGCA gTTTAGCTGCGGGTGTCTCTGA
- the LOC119363456 gene encoding 60S ribosomal protein L36a-like — protein MKEATVSRLANPSSRAEGHKTTPLSLPAATCRNSSTRKGREARRSPISPAVKMVNVPKTKKTYCKNKECKKHTLHKVTQYKKGKDSLSAQGKRRYDRKQSGYGGQTKPVFHKKAKTTKKIVLKLQCQSCKHYSQRAIKRCKHFEIGGDKKGKGTSLF, from the exons ATGAAGGAAGCGACGGTCTCGCGACTCGCAAACCCTAGCTCGCGAGCAGAGGGCCACAAAACCACACCCCTCTCCCTCCCCGCCGCCACTTGCCGCAACTCCTCCACCAGAAAGGGAAGGGAAGCACGCCGGAGCCCCATCTCCCCGGCCGTCAAAATG GTGAACGTTCCGAAGACCAAGAAGACCTACTGCAAAAACAAGGAGTGCAAGAAGCACACACTTCACAAGGTCACTCAGTACAAGAAGGGCAAGGACAGTCTATCTGCCCAGGGAAAGCGTCGTTATGACAGGAAGCAGTCGGGATATGGTGGTCAGACCAAGCCTGTTTTCCACAAGAAG GCAAAAACCACCAAGAAGATTGTGCTGAAGCTGCAATGCCAGAGCTGCAAGCACTACTCCCAGCGTGCCATCAAG AGGTGCAAGCATTTTGAGATCGGCGGAGACAAGAAGGGCAAGGGGACATCTCTTTTCTAG